TGCGAAACGCGCGGCTGAGCTTCTTCCGGGAGCAGGAAGCCCCGGCCGATCAGGAACACCGAGAGCTGAGTTTGAACGCGGACGCGCGGCTAAACGAGATGGTGCGACTCAGAGGGCGGCCTCTGAGCATCAACGACGATCGGCGCTCCCTCTGCTGCAGCGAGATCGAGCTTTCGTCGAGGATCGATCACCAGGAGCGGTCGCTGCGGGGGCGGAAACGCCGCTCCAAGTCGCAGAGCCGACTGCCGAGCGCGTCGCCGGGCGAAgagggcgtcgcgacgcccttTGCCGGCTCGATATTGGGCCCGACGATGTCCTCGGACGACGTCTGCGGGGCGGAAAACTCTCGCGCGTCGAGGTCGAGGTGGTACAACGGAGGTGAGGCGGGATTCGACAGCGTTACACCATCGAGCTGCCTCGCGGCAAAGTTCAGGGCGATGCAGGACCGGTACCTGAAAAGCTCGACCAGCCGACTGATCGCCAAGTTCTACAAGCGAGAGACGCGGCCCGACGCCGAGGCCTCGGAACGACGTCGACTCCGCAGCTTCTCCTACGGCACGCTTCCCGGACTCGACGAACTCCGCACCAACCCCCTTTACGTCGACAACGAACCCGAGGACGACAACGACTCGGGCATCCTCGACAACGACTCCGCCACCAGTTCCTTACTAGACGATCGCTGCGACGGCGCGGATCCTCCGCCGAGACTTCCGCCCCGGAGGACATCCGTCCCGACGCTTTTACCCGGGAAGAGGGGATGCTCGGTGATGGGACTGTCCTGCAGTAACGTTACTCTTGGCATAGAACGCGACCCTCTGAGCAATGCGAACGTCTACCAAGCGACGAACTCCGAGCTTCTGACGAGGCGGGAGGCCGACGAAACCTCGGCACCACGGGGGCAGCCGTTGTCCGTTGTCAGGGACAGGTCCTACACCCCGGAGACGATGGTCGTCCGGCTGACGCGAGAGGAGGTGGACCAGTCGCTGGGGATCTTCATCGCTAAGACGTCCGAGGCCAGGCCGGGATACCTGGTGGCCCATGTCGTGCCGAACGGACTGGCCGACAGGGAGGGAACGCTGACGATAGGGGACGAGATCCTGGTGGTTAACGGACGTCGGTTGAGGGGCTGCACGATGGTCGAGGCTCGCCGGCTGCTGGCCGGGGGTGGAACGCAGCTCGAGGTAGTCGACATCGTAGTCTCTAGGATGCGCCGAGTCTCCGACGAGGAGCAGGACGAAGCGAGGGACCGCGGTAGGCCCAGGAAGCTGAGAGAGAGCAGCGTCGACTACGAGAACGTCCTCGTAGAGAACGGGCAGGGCCTCGTCCCCGAGGTCGTCGTCTCCTCGCCCAGGTCGCACTTTCGCAAGCATCACTCCAGGGCTCATCGCGATCCTCGAAGCGACTCCAGCGTGTCAATTTCCTCGGAGAAGTCGAGCCCTTCTTCTTCCCACTCGTCCCAATCCTCGCACAGCGTATCGACGTTCTGCACGTTGCCCAGGCGACCTCGAAGCACAGTTTCCACCTTTCACACCGTCGTCTTTGAGAAAGGCTCCGGGAAGAAATCCCTCGGGTTCACCATCGTCGGTGGAAGGGACAGCCCCAAAGGAAGCATCGGTGAGTTTGCCGATACTTGAGTTGCTTTTTCATAGGAAGACAAGGATGACAAGGAAGATATCCCAGGTCGATATCACCGATTCGATTGCTTTTGCAACATGTTAcggtagactaaaaactaagcgagaCGTATTCTTCCGTATCTGCCATTTGACAAattaagggggtgaaaccaccctccgaAATAGGGCACTTTTCTTGCTGTCAAAGGGATTGAAGAAATtgagtttttcatttctcgttatgagaaaGCTTGCCCAATTGGATTTGTCAAAGAATGTCATGTCCTTGCCAGTGCTCTAAACCGCTGTGCTGgttgtacctacctacctaccttgGCTTTCGGTAATTTCGGAGGGTCCGTTTGTCAGAACTCGTTTTTTCTCCTGCAGGTATTTTTGTCAAGTCAGTACTGCCTGGAGGCCAGGCTGCCGAAGATGGCCGACTGCGAGCCGGGGACGAAATTTTGGCAGTCAACGGTCAGGTCTGTCACCATTTGGCGCACAGGGAGGCGGTTCAGTTATTTCGCAACATCAAGCGCGGATCGGTTGCTCTTCATCTCTGCAGACGCGCGAAGCATCGGGAACCGCAGTGAGTTTCggttttttaaataactttCCAACACGTcgaatcatttttctctctggaATTTGTgcgttttgttattttcagtCAGTACAGCACGAATTTTGCTTAAATTTTGTACTTCTCCTGTTTCAGAACCCAGAAGGCCAAGTCGTGCGCAGACCTTTTACTCGCCGACGCGTAGCACGGAATTTAAGGAAACTTCGAATATTGTAAAAACTGCAATTCGTACCGCTGGACGCAACGTTGTGCATAATGAAATACTgtatatttgtaaaaagttgacaagaaataaaagtaGCCGCTCGATACttttctataaatataatattttcctcGAATGTTTCCTACTTATATACATACCGTGGTCATTGGAATATCCGCTCGTTATCAATTCGTCGAACGACACGTAACGCGTCAATATGACAATGCATGTTCTTTTATTAACAGTAAATATCGCCTGTATGCATTTCTGTGCATGCcggtgtgcgtgcgtgtgtgtttaGTGCAGTGTTTCGTAAATACCAGaatataaaacatttttttctcaatatatatatatatatatacacataatatatccgttataaaatacatttaaaattaaaacatctGGATAAAATTAGAAACGTGAATCAGGTGAAAGTTGAAATCTCCTAATTATTTCAGACTCCGTGTAGACCGACGTAAAATTCAtctatacaaatatataatatatcataggaataataatcaataaattaaatatacacAAACGTATCtatgagaataaaataagaaacgcAAGCCGAGTTGAtaaatctaattgtaagatccGTTGTTAGACGAGACTAGAGATCGCATGTACATTGTATATAGATAAAGTTAGAATCTAGTTcgcgaagaatttttatataaCAATTAACACAAGCTGCTACGTCAAGTTATTATAACCGACTAATAATTCTCAGTAAGTCGACGAATCCGGGAGTGATTTGGGGTACCTGGAAAACGAAAGTTCACGTCATCGCAGGCATGCGGTGGTTTTGGAGTTGGACGaggaatttggaaaaaatgctGACCTGTGTCTCCTCGCGATTTCCAATTCCACGGGCCCTTCTCTGACGGCCTTGAAGAGTTCGATGACCTCGCGATGGGTGAAGCCGCGAAGAACCTTGCCGTTCAGGGTGAGAATCTCGTCGCCTGAAACGAGAGGCAAGGCAAGAATGAGTCCGTGTGAAAGGAGGCGAACCGAACCGGGAGAACTGATTAAGAATTCCAGGCCTCGCCGAGCTCGCCGGCTGAATACGGAATGGCGGCCCCTCACCTTGAAGAAGAGACTTGGAGGCGTCGGCCTGGCCCCCGGGAAACACGCGCCTGACGAAGATGCCCATTTCACCTCGGGGGCTGTCTCGTCCCCCGACGACGCTGAAGCCGAGACTCGGACGGCCGAAGCCCTTCTCGAAACGGGCCGCGTGTCTGGTCGGGTACCGATGCGCTTCCAGGATCGTCTCGGGGGCCGAGGAATCCAGGGGAAGGAAGTCCGGCCGTCGACGATGGTCTACCACTCCGGAACCCGACACCGGCACCCGCCGATCCCGATCGTCGCAGAGCGAGATGTTCGACAGCGTCTTCGCGTTCTCGAAGTACTCCGTCTCCCCAGGAAGCAGCGTCGGGACGGAACAGACCTGAGGAACGTTCTCGTCGTACGCCGTCAGCAGCTGGATCTTACTGCCCGTGAACGACGCCAAAAAGTCTTGAACCGCCTGCAGCGACTCCATCGTTCCCAGGTCACGACCTTCCACCTCGACGATCTCGTCTCCCAGTCTCAGTCTTCCGTCTCTGTGAAGAAACGGATTGCTCATGGTCGAGAATTTGTTGAGGCGAAATTTGGAGCCTGTATTTGACCATGCCAAGGTTCGTGTAAGCCTACTTTGAAAGAAACTGAACCTAGAAATTTGAACCTTTCAagtcataaaaatttaagGACAAAACCTACATCGAACCCCAAACTCCTACAAACCGAAGTACCAAATCCTACTTTGTATCCGAGTAAACCCTGACAAGTGACAATTGGATTGGACGAGCGGTGCAGGTGAAATCCTGAACACGGTGTAATTGGCGATTTTAAGCGAT
This region of Neodiprion fabricii isolate iyNeoFabr1 chromosome 7, iyNeoFabr1.1, whole genome shotgun sequence genomic DNA includes:
- the LOC124186242 gene encoding uncharacterized protein LOC124186242 isoform X2, coding for MRWFGSQPEAAPRLLRLSPLRPEEDPEAAMLRLHVTGSTRLRDMSPLRWVRRKSSSSESERNCYNVQTSEVTTERVGSSKKEKQKRSHEDRRRGAREKRNPLLDRVRNARLSFFREQEAPADQEHRELSLNADARLNEMVRLRGRPLSINDDRRSLCCSEIELSSRIDHQERSLRGRKRRSKSQSRLPSASPGEEGVATPFAGSILGPTMSSDDVCGAENSRASRSRWYNGGEAGFDSVTPSSCLAAKFRAMQDRYLKSSTSRLIAKFYKRETRPDAEASERRRLRSFSYGTLPGLDELRTNPLYVDNEPEDDNDSGILDNDSATSSLLDDRCDGADPPPRLPPRRTSVPTLLPGKRGCSVMGLSCSNVTLGIERDPLSNANVYQATNSELLTRREADETSAPRGQPLSVVRDRSYTPETMVVRLTREEVDQSLGIFIAKTSEARPGYLVAHVVPNGLADREGTLTIGDEILVVNGRRLRGCTMVEARRLLAGGGTQLEVVDIVVSRMRRVSDEEQDEARDRGRPRKLRESSVDYENVLVENGQGLVPEVVVSSPRSHFRKHHSRAHRDPRSDSSVSISSEKSSPSSSHSSQSSHSVSTFCTLPRRPRSTVSTFHTVVFEKGSGKKSLGFTIVGGRDSPKGSIGIFVKSVLPGGQAAEDGRLRAGDEILAVNGQVCHHLAHREAVQLFRNIKRGSVALHLCRRAKHREPQTQKAKSCADLLLADA
- the LOC124186242 gene encoding uncharacterized protein LOC124186242 isoform X1, which produces MSIVAVLYNDAATDPAGDPRSKCAEFTAPQSSVCRPSTIFRYMSPLRWVRRKSSSSESERNCYNVQTSEVTTERVGSSKKEKQKRSHEDRRRGAREKRNPLLDRVRNARLSFFREQEAPADQEHRELSLNADARLNEMVRLRGRPLSINDDRRSLCCSEIELSSRIDHQERSLRGRKRRSKSQSRLPSASPGEEGVATPFAGSILGPTMSSDDVCGAENSRASRSRWYNGGEAGFDSVTPSSCLAAKFRAMQDRYLKSSTSRLIAKFYKRETRPDAEASERRRLRSFSYGTLPGLDELRTNPLYVDNEPEDDNDSGILDNDSATSSLLDDRCDGADPPPRLPPRRTSVPTLLPGKRGCSVMGLSCSNVTLGIERDPLSNANVYQATNSELLTRREADETSAPRGQPLSVVRDRSYTPETMVVRLTREEVDQSLGIFIAKTSEARPGYLVAHVVPNGLADREGTLTIGDEILVVNGRRLRGCTMVEARRLLAGGGTQLEVVDIVVSRMRRVSDEEQDEARDRGRPRKLRESSVDYENVLVENGQGLVPEVVVSSPRSHFRKHHSRAHRDPRSDSSVSISSEKSSPSSSHSSQSSHSVSTFCTLPRRPRSTVSTFHTVVFEKGSGKKSLGFTIVGGRDSPKGSIGIFVKSVLPGGQAAEDGRLRAGDEILAVNGQVCHHLAHREAVQLFRNIKRGSVALHLCRRAKHREPQTQKAKSCADLLLADA
- the LOC124186242 gene encoding uncharacterized protein LOC124186242 isoform X3; the encoded protein is MARVTRDMSPLRWVRRKSSSSESERNCYNVQTSEVTTERVGSSKKEKQKRSHEDRRRGAREKRNPLLDRVRNARLSFFREQEAPADQEHRELSLNADARLNEMVRLRGRPLSINDDRRSLCCSEIELSSRIDHQERSLRGRKRRSKSQSRLPSASPGEEGVATPFAGSILGPTMSSDDVCGAENSRASRSRWYNGGEAGFDSVTPSSCLAAKFRAMQDRYLKSSTSRLIAKFYKRETRPDAEASERRRLRSFSYGTLPGLDELRTNPLYVDNEPEDDNDSGILDNDSATSSLLDDRCDGADPPPRLPPRRTSVPTLLPGKRGCSVMGLSCSNVTLGIERDPLSNANVYQATNSELLTRREADETSAPRGQPLSVVRDRSYTPETMVVRLTREEVDQSLGIFIAKTSEARPGYLVAHVVPNGLADREGTLTIGDEILVVNGRRLRGCTMVEARRLLAGGGTQLEVVDIVVSRMRRVSDEEQDEARDRGRPRKLRESSVDYENVLVENGQGLVPEVVVSSPRSHFRKHHSRAHRDPRSDSSVSISSEKSSPSSSHSSQSSHSVSTFCTLPRRPRSTVSTFHTVVFEKGSGKKSLGFTIVGGRDSPKGSIGIFVKSVLPGGQAAEDGRLRAGDEILAVNGQVCHHLAHREAVQLFRNIKRGSVALHLCRRAKHREPQTQKAKSCADLLLADA
- the LOC124186242 gene encoding uncharacterized protein LOC124186242 isoform X4, translated to MSPLRWVRRKSSSSESERNCYNVQTSEVTTERVGSSKKEKQKRSHEDRRRGAREKRNPLLDRVRNARLSFFREQEAPADQEHRELSLNADARLNEMVRLRGRPLSINDDRRSLCCSEIELSSRIDHQERSLRGRKRRSKSQSRLPSASPGEEGVATPFAGSILGPTMSSDDVCGAENSRASRSRWYNGGEAGFDSVTPSSCLAAKFRAMQDRYLKSSTSRLIAKFYKRETRPDAEASERRRLRSFSYGTLPGLDELRTNPLYVDNEPEDDNDSGILDNDSATSSLLDDRCDGADPPPRLPPRRTSVPTLLPGKRGCSVMGLSCSNVTLGIERDPLSNANVYQATNSELLTRREADETSAPRGQPLSVVRDRSYTPETMVVRLTREEVDQSLGIFIAKTSEARPGYLVAHVVPNGLADREGTLTIGDEILVVNGRRLRGCTMVEARRLLAGGGTQLEVVDIVVSRMRRVSDEEQDEARDRGRPRKLRESSVDYENVLVENGQGLVPEVVVSSPRSHFRKHHSRAHRDPRSDSSVSISSEKSSPSSSHSSQSSHSVSTFCTLPRRPRSTVSTFHTVVFEKGSGKKSLGFTIVGGRDSPKGSIGIFVKSVLPGGQAAEDGRLRAGDEILAVNGQVCHHLAHREAVQLFRNIKRGSVALHLCRRAKHREPQTQKAKSCADLLLADA